The Caulobacter sp. FWC26 genome contains a region encoding:
- the sidA gene encoding cell division inhibitor SidA: MIRVARESLALVSVVGFVWMMCTVANLVA, translated from the coding sequence ATGATCCGTGTCGCGCGTGAGTCTTTGGCCCTTGTTTCCGTCGTCGGCTTCGTCTGGATGATGTGCACGGTCGCCAACTTGGTGGCCTGA
- the tsf gene encoding translation elongation factor Ts codes for MAEITAALVKELREKSGVGMMDCKKALAENNGDIEASIDWLRAKGLSKAAKKADRAAAEGLVAIATAEQGAGETATAVEVNAETDFVSRNDLFQGAARQIAGAALGTDGSVDAITAAKLAGGETVQDHLTNLIATIGENMMVRRAAKWSVENGVVASYIHNATAPDLGRIGVLVAVESTGDKAALRELGRKIAMHVAATSPLSLSPDDLDPAAIEREKAVFTEQALESGKPAAVVEKMIEGRIRKFLEEVVLLKQAFVMNPDQTVEQLVAETAKTLGVPVAVKGFTRLALGEGVEKKQDDFAAEVASMTGQA; via the coding sequence ATGGCTGAGATCACCGCCGCCCTCGTCAAGGAACTGCGCGAAAAGTCCGGCGTCGGCATGATGGACTGCAAGAAGGCGCTGGCTGAAAACAACGGCGACATCGAAGCGTCCATCGACTGGCTGCGCGCCAAGGGTCTGTCCAAGGCCGCCAAGAAGGCTGACCGCGCCGCCGCCGAAGGCCTCGTCGCGATCGCCACCGCCGAGCAAGGCGCGGGCGAAACCGCCACGGCCGTAGAAGTGAACGCCGAGACCGACTTCGTGTCGCGTAACGACCTGTTCCAAGGCGCCGCCCGTCAGATCGCTGGCGCCGCGCTCGGCACCGACGGTTCGGTCGACGCGATCACCGCAGCCAAGCTGGCTGGCGGCGAAACCGTTCAGGACCACCTGACCAACCTGATCGCCACGATCGGCGAGAACATGATGGTCCGCCGCGCCGCCAAGTGGTCGGTCGAGAACGGCGTCGTCGCCTCGTACATCCACAACGCCACCGCGCCGGACCTCGGCCGCATCGGCGTGCTGGTGGCCGTCGAGTCGACCGGCGACAAGGCCGCCCTGCGCGAGCTGGGCCGCAAGATCGCGATGCACGTCGCCGCGACCTCGCCGCTGTCGCTGTCGCCGGACGATCTGGACCCGGCCGCCATCGAGCGTGAAAAGGCCGTCTTCACCGAGCAGGCGCTGGAGTCGGGCAAGCCCGCCGCCGTCGTCGAGAAGATGATCGAGGGCCGTATCCGCAAGTTCCTGGAAGAAGTGGTGCTGCTGAAGCAAGCCTTCGTCATGAACCCGGACCAGACCGTCGAACAACTGGTCGCCGAAACCGCCAAGACCCTCGGCGTTCCGGTCGCCGTCAAAGGCTTCACGCGTCTCGCCCTGGGCGAAGGCGTCGAGAAGAAGCAAGACGACTTCGCGGCTGAAGTCGCCTCGATGACCGGTCAGGCCTAA
- the proS gene encoding proline--tRNA ligase, with protein sequence MRLSRYFLPVLKEAPSDAQIVSHQLMLRAGMIRQEAAGIYAWLPLGLRVLNKIEQIVREEMDRAGAIELLMPTIQLADLWRESGRYDDYGDEMLRITDRHKRELLFGPTAEEVVTDIFRASIKSYKDLPKNLYNIQWKFRDERRPRFGVMRGREFFMKDAYSFDLDADGARKSYNRMFVAYLNLFARMGLKAVPMRADTGPIGGDLSHEFIVLAETGESAVFCHKDLVEMPAPGPDLDWINGDLQPIVNQRTALYAATEEMHDEAAFNALPESDRLSARGIEVGHIFSFGTKYSEPMKATVQGPDGQQVPVQMGSYGVGVSRLLGAIIEASHDDGGIIWPESVAPFDVGIVNMRQGDAACDAACETAYNALKAAGRDVLYDDTDARGGAKFATMDLIGLPWQLIVGPKGIAEGVVEIKNRKTGERHTASLESVLDGLTKSKTA encoded by the coding sequence ATGCGCTTGTCGCGCTATTTCCTGCCGGTGCTGAAGGAAGCGCCGTCCGACGCCCAGATCGTTTCGCACCAGCTGATGCTCCGCGCCGGCATGATCCGCCAGGAGGCGGCGGGCATTTATGCCTGGCTGCCGCTGGGTCTTCGGGTGCTGAACAAGATCGAACAGATCGTCCGCGAGGAAATGGATCGCGCCGGGGCCATCGAGCTCTTGATGCCGACCATCCAATTGGCTGACCTGTGGCGCGAGAGCGGTCGCTACGACGACTACGGCGACGAGATGCTGCGCATCACTGACCGTCACAAGCGCGAGCTTCTGTTCGGTCCGACGGCTGAGGAGGTCGTCACCGACATCTTCCGCGCGTCGATCAAGAGCTACAAGGACCTGCCCAAGAACCTCTACAACATCCAGTGGAAGTTCCGGGACGAGCGCCGTCCGCGCTTTGGCGTGATGCGCGGCCGCGAGTTCTTCATGAAGGACGCCTACAGCTTCGACCTCGACGCGGACGGCGCGCGAAAGTCGTATAACCGCATGTTCGTGGCCTACCTGAACCTGTTCGCGCGGATGGGCCTGAAGGCCGTGCCGATGCGGGCCGACACCGGTCCGATCGGCGGGGACCTCTCCCACGAGTTCATCGTCCTGGCCGAGACCGGCGAAAGCGCCGTGTTCTGCCACAAGGATCTGGTGGAGATGCCCGCGCCCGGTCCGGACCTCGACTGGATCAACGGCGACCTGCAGCCGATCGTGAACCAGCGCACGGCGCTGTACGCCGCGACCGAGGAGATGCACGACGAGGCCGCCTTCAACGCCCTGCCGGAAAGCGATCGCCTTTCGGCGCGCGGCATCGAGGTCGGCCACATCTTCTCGTTCGGCACGAAGTACTCCGAGCCCATGAAGGCCACGGTCCAAGGGCCGGATGGCCAGCAGGTTCCGGTGCAGATGGGCAGCTATGGCGTCGGCGTTTCCCGCCTGCTGGGCGCGATCATCGAGGCCAGCCACGACGACGGCGGCATCATCTGGCCGGAAAGCGTCGCGCCCTTCGATGTCGGCATCGTCAACATGCGCCAGGGCGACGCGGCCTGCGACGCGGCCTGCGAGACCGCCTACAACGCGCTCAAGGCCGCTGGCCGCGACGTGCTGTACGACGACACCGACGCCCGTGGCGGCGCCAAGTTCGCCACCATGGACCTGATCGGTCTTCCCTGGCAGCTGATCGTCGGTCCCAAGGGCATCGCCGAAGGTGTCGTTGAGATCAAGAACCGCAAGACCGGCGAGCGCCACACGGCCTCGCTTGAGTCCGTCCTGGACGGCCTGACCAAGAGCAAGACCGCCTGA
- a CDS encoding lipoprotein-releasing ABC transporter permease subunit, with product MPDARAAGPFSRWERSVARRYLFAKRKNGGVALISVISFSAVMLAVFALITVMSVMNGFRAELLGRILGFNGHLYAQSPLINGPDRDTIIRRIKAAPGVIQAAPMVEAQAMVIGPTQVTGAIVRGVTTSDLRHMSLISGNIKKGSMEGFGQGEYGGDIVLIGDRMAQTLGVQPGDPITVISPSGPATAFGSSTREKNYIVGGVFSVGMSQFDEAFIYMPLEQAQLFFGRDTTVDYVEIKLDDPDNAKALKQAVEVASGPGALVSDWMDKNHSYFTALQVERKVMRLILFCIVAIATLNIISSLVMLVKNKGKDIAILRTMGASQGAVLRIFLMAGASIGVAGTLCGLALGVVFCAYITPIQNFVEWATGTSVFNADVYMLSHIPAKIDWREVGGIVLASAAMSILATLPPALRASRLDPVEALRYE from the coding sequence ATGCCAGACGCCCGCGCCGCCGGTCCCTTCAGTCGCTGGGAGCGCTCGGTCGCTCGCCGGTACCTGTTCGCCAAGCGCAAGAACGGCGGCGTGGCGCTGATCTCGGTCATCTCGTTCAGCGCGGTGATGCTGGCGGTCTTCGCCCTCATCACCGTGATGAGCGTCATGAACGGCTTCCGGGCCGAGCTGCTCGGCCGGATCCTCGGCTTCAACGGGCACCTCTACGCCCAGTCTCCGCTGATCAACGGGCCTGACCGGGACACCATCATTCGACGGATCAAGGCCGCGCCGGGGGTGATCCAGGCCGCGCCGATGGTCGAGGCCCAGGCCATGGTCATCGGTCCTACGCAGGTGACGGGCGCCATTGTACGTGGCGTCACGACCAGCGACCTGCGCCACATGTCGCTGATTTCGGGCAACATCAAGAAGGGCTCGATGGAGGGCTTTGGCCAGGGCGAGTACGGCGGGGACATCGTGCTGATCGGTGATCGCATGGCCCAGACCCTCGGCGTTCAACCGGGCGATCCGATCACCGTCATTTCCCCCTCCGGCCCGGCTACGGCCTTCGGCAGCTCGACGCGCGAGAAGAACTATATCGTCGGCGGCGTCTTCAGCGTTGGCATGAGCCAGTTCGACGAGGCTTTCATCTACATGCCGCTCGAGCAGGCTCAGCTGTTCTTCGGGCGTGACACCACGGTCGACTATGTCGAGATCAAGCTCGACGACCCCGACAACGCCAAGGCGCTGAAGCAGGCGGTCGAAGTCGCCAGCGGTCCCGGAGCCTTGGTCAGCGACTGGATGGACAAGAACCACAGCTATTTCACCGCGCTGCAGGTCGAGCGCAAGGTGATGCGACTGATCCTGTTCTGCATCGTGGCGATCGCGACCCTGAACATCATCTCCAGCTTGGTCATGTTGGTGAAGAACAAGGGCAAGGACATCGCGATCCTGCGCACCATGGGCGCCAGCCAGGGCGCGGTGCTGCGCATCTTCCTGATGGCCGGCGCCTCGATCGGCGTGGCCGGAACTCTGTGCGGCCTGGCGCTGGGCGTGGTCTTCTGCGCCTACATCACCCCGATCCAGAACTTCGTTGAGTGGGCGACTGGCACATCGGTGTTCAATGCCGACGTCTATATGCTCTCGCACATTCCGGCGAAGATCGATTGGCGCGAGGTCGGCGGCATTGTCCTGGCCTCGGCGGCCATGAGCATCTTGGCCACACTTCCGCCCGCCCTGCGCGCCTCGCGCCTCGATCCGGTGGAGGCGCTCCGCTATGAGTGA
- the rpsB gene encoding 30S ribosomal protein S2, which produces MALPEFSMRQLLEAGAHFGHQTHRWNPKMDRYIFGSRSNIHIIDLSQTIPLLHQALVKVREVAAAGGRVLFVGTKRQASDPVATAAKRCAQYYVNHRWLGGTLTNWRTVSGSIARLRELEGVLAGEAQGRSKKELLQLTRERDKLELSLGGIKDMGGIPDIMFVIDTNKEAIAILEARKLNIPVVAILDTNCDPDGITYPIPGNDDAARALQLYCDLIADAVLDGLAAGQAASGVDLGAAVAPVEPALARELAPEAPAAEAAPESAEG; this is translated from the coding sequence ATGGCTCTTCCCGAATTCTCCATGCGTCAGCTCCTGGAAGCCGGCGCCCACTTCGGTCACCAGACGCACCGCTGGAACCCGAAGATGGACCGCTACATCTTCGGTTCGCGCTCGAACATCCACATCATCGACCTGTCGCAGACGATCCCGCTGCTGCACCAAGCCCTGGTGAAGGTCCGTGAAGTCGCCGCCGCCGGCGGCCGCGTGCTGTTCGTCGGCACCAAGCGCCAGGCCAGCGACCCGGTCGCCACGGCCGCCAAGCGCTGCGCCCAGTACTACGTGAATCACCGCTGGCTCGGCGGCACCCTGACCAACTGGCGCACCGTCTCGGGCTCGATCGCTCGTCTGCGCGAGCTGGAAGGCGTCCTGGCCGGCGAAGCCCAAGGCCGCTCCAAGAAGGAACTGCTGCAGCTGACCCGCGAGCGCGACAAGCTGGAACTGTCGCTGGGCGGCATCAAGGACATGGGCGGCATCCCCGACATCATGTTCGTGATCGACACCAACAAGGAAGCGATCGCGATCCTGGAAGCCCGCAAGCTGAACATCCCGGTCGTCGCCATCCTCGACACCAACTGCGATCCGGACGGTATCACCTACCCGATCCCGGGTAACGACGACGCCGCCCGCGCCCTGCAACTTTACTGCGACCTGATCGCCGACGCCGTCCTCGACGGTCTGGCCGCCGGTCAAGCCGCTTCGGGTGTCGACCTGGGCGCCGCCGTGGCCCCGGTCGAGCCGGCCCTGGCCCGCGAACTGGCTCCGGAAGCTCCGGCCGCCGAAGCGGCTCCGGAATCGGCTGAAGGCTGA
- a CDS encoding nucleoside hydrolase, with the protein MRLIIDTDTAGDDVFSLMLALTRPGVQLEAITIAHGNVGFEQHAENALVTLERCGRAGEVPVYLGAQFPLMRAPLDAAYVFGRDGMSDSGFAKTAQRPADGHAVDELVRRIMAAPGEITLIAQAPLTNIALAYQREPRIAKALKHLWVMGGTDNGVGNVTPAAEYNFYADPEAAKIVVNAGFNLSIATWTLTLKDGLWTTEQLDALDALGTDKARFFTDVNRASLAFARETEGLDGSLHPDALTCAIALDESLILEAEHCVVDVETVGELTRGYLSVSHSILPDIEIADPALKRRAPNARVIKAIDREGFFAAMRGALL; encoded by the coding sequence ATGCGCCTGATCATCGACACCGACACGGCGGGAGACGACGTGTTCTCCCTGATGCTCGCCCTCACCCGTCCTGGGGTGCAGCTCGAGGCCATCACCATCGCGCACGGCAATGTTGGCTTCGAACAGCACGCCGAGAATGCGCTTGTCACGCTGGAGCGCTGCGGGCGGGCCGGTGAGGTTCCGGTCTATCTCGGCGCCCAGTTTCCTCTGATGCGGGCGCCCCTGGATGCCGCCTACGTGTTCGGCCGCGACGGCATGAGCGACAGCGGCTTTGCGAAGACGGCGCAGCGTCCCGCAGACGGCCACGCGGTCGACGAACTGGTGCGGCGGATCATGGCCGCCCCGGGCGAGATCACCCTGATCGCCCAGGCGCCTCTGACCAACATCGCCCTCGCCTATCAGCGCGAGCCGCGCATCGCCAAGGCGCTGAAACACCTGTGGGTGATGGGCGGCACCGACAACGGCGTCGGCAATGTGACGCCGGCGGCGGAGTACAATTTCTACGCCGATCCCGAGGCGGCCAAGATCGTGGTCAACGCCGGCTTCAACCTCTCCATCGCCACCTGGACCCTGACCTTGAAGGACGGGTTATGGACGACGGAGCAACTGGACGCGCTGGACGCACTGGGCACTGACAAGGCGCGGTTCTTCACGGATGTGAACCGCGCCTCGCTCGCTTTCGCCCGCGAGACCGAGGGCCTGGACGGCAGCCTGCACCCCGACGCCCTCACCTGTGCGATCGCCTTGGACGAGAGCCTGATTCTTGAGGCCGAGCACTGCGTCGTCGATGTCGAAACCGTTGGCGAGCTCACCCGCGGCTATCTGAGCGTCTCACATTCGATTCTGCCTGACATCGAGATCGCTGACCCGGCGCTGAAGCGCCGTGCGCCAAACGCGCGCGTGATCAAGGCAATCGATCGCGAAGGCTTCTTTGCGGCGATGCGAGGCGCCCTGCTCTAG
- the dnaE gene encoding DNA polymerase III subunit alpha, whose product MSGAEGQGFVHLRVRSAYSLLEGAIKADQIGKLAAEAKMPAAGLADRANLFGALEYSSYAKDAGVQPIIGCAIPVVGIGGGPTERWARAPTIMLLAQNERGYLNLSELSSIAYLDSAELPEPVVPWAKVAEYSEGLILLSGGTDGPVDALFAAGKTAEASAALAEMHRMFGDRFYVELQRHGLPRQAAAEPGLVNWAYDHDVPLVATNDVYFAKPGFYEAHDALLCISDGAFVGQDERRRVTPEHWFKPADEMRKLFADLPEACDNTLDIARRCAFMVHKRDPILPSFPTGDGRNEAEELEHQAREGLKMRLEGLTLSAPEEEYWKRLDFELGIIKKMGFPGYFLIVSDFIKWGKAHGIPVGPGRGSGAGSLVAWVLTITDLDPLRFGLLFERFLNPERVSMPDFDVDFCQERREEVISYVQEKYGRDRVAQIITFGSLQARAVLRDVGRVMQLPLGLVDRLCKMVPNNPAAPVTLAQAIDLEPRLKQAKKEDANVSACLDVALQLEGLFRNASTHAAGVVIGDRPLTQLTPLYKDPRSDLPATQFNMKWVESAGLVKFDFLGLKTLTVLDRAVKHLKKRGFEIDLGKLPFDDAKTYELLASGQTVGVFQLESQGMRDTLRKMRCGSIEEITALISLYRPGPMDNIDTFVDCKFGRKPVDTLHPSLEAVLKETYGVIVYQEQVMQIAQILAGYSLGEADLLRRAMGKKKKEEMDLQKIRFVSGAKEKGVPEEQSGSIFELVAKFAGYGFNKSHAAAYAFISYQTAWLKANTPVEFFAASMSLDLSNTDKLAVFHQDARRFGITVRAPDVNRSGADFEVENGEVLYALGAIRNVGLEAMKHLVAVREEGGPFRDIFDFVERIDPKQVNKRAIENLARAGAFDSIHKNRAQIVASADVLIAHAQSCHADRQGGQGGLFGSDPGAGRPRLSKTENWNQVDLLDEELSAVGFYLTGHPLEDMVGMLRRRRTVMLAEAMAQAEAGAEAFRMCGVVRRRQERASQSGEKFAFVSLSDPTGEYEVLYPPESLRKCRDVLEPGKAVAIKVRAKARDGEVRFFGDDAEPIEKAVENVVAGLRVHLSPSAAEIDALKRRLEPAQAQKGGEVTFVAAIGGGREIELRLPGRYTLDAALRGALKTAPGVALLEDV is encoded by the coding sequence ATGTCGGGCGCGGAGGGGCAAGGTTTCGTCCACCTGCGGGTCCGTTCGGCCTACTCGCTGCTAGAAGGCGCCATAAAGGCCGACCAGATCGGCAAGCTGGCCGCCGAGGCCAAGATGCCTGCCGCGGGTCTCGCCGACCGCGCCAACCTCTTCGGGGCGCTGGAATACTCCTCCTACGCCAAGGATGCTGGCGTGCAGCCCATCATCGGCTGCGCCATTCCCGTGGTCGGCATCGGCGGAGGCCCTACCGAGCGCTGGGCGCGTGCGCCGACCATCATGTTGCTGGCCCAGAACGAGCGGGGCTACCTCAACCTCTCCGAACTGTCGTCGATCGCCTATCTCGACAGCGCTGAGCTGCCTGAACCCGTCGTTCCTTGGGCCAAGGTGGCTGAGTACAGCGAGGGCCTGATCCTGCTGTCGGGCGGGACCGATGGCCCCGTCGACGCTCTCTTCGCCGCCGGCAAGACCGCCGAGGCCTCGGCGGCCCTGGCCGAGATGCATCGCATGTTTGGCGATCGCTTCTATGTCGAACTGCAGCGTCATGGGCTTCCGCGTCAGGCGGCGGCGGAGCCGGGTCTCGTCAACTGGGCGTACGATCACGACGTGCCGCTGGTGGCGACCAATGACGTCTATTTCGCCAAGCCGGGCTTCTACGAAGCGCACGACGCGTTGCTATGCATCTCCGATGGCGCGTTTGTCGGTCAGGACGAACGGCGACGTGTCACGCCAGAGCACTGGTTCAAGCCGGCGGACGAGATGCGCAAGCTGTTCGCCGATCTGCCTGAGGCCTGCGACAACACCCTGGACATCGCCCGACGCTGCGCCTTCATGGTGCACAAGCGCGATCCCATCCTGCCCAGCTTCCCGACCGGCGATGGTCGTAACGAGGCCGAGGAACTTGAGCACCAGGCGCGCGAAGGCCTGAAAATGCGCCTCGAGGGACTAACCCTCTCGGCGCCCGAGGAAGAATATTGGAAGCGGCTCGATTTCGAGCTCGGCATCATCAAGAAGATGGGCTTCCCCGGCTACTTCCTGATCGTGTCGGACTTTATCAAATGGGGTAAGGCGCACGGGATCCCGGTTGGTCCTGGACGGGGTTCGGGCGCCGGCTCGCTGGTGGCCTGGGTGCTGACCATCACCGACCTCGACCCGCTCCGGTTTGGTCTGCTGTTCGAGCGCTTCCTTAATCCCGAGCGGGTTTCGATGCCCGACTTCGACGTCGACTTCTGTCAGGAGCGGCGCGAAGAGGTGATCTCGTACGTGCAGGAGAAGTACGGCCGCGATCGCGTTGCTCAGATCATCACCTTCGGCTCGCTACAGGCGCGCGCTGTTCTGCGTGACGTGGGACGCGTGATGCAGTTGCCGCTCGGTCTCGTCGACCGGCTCTGTAAAATGGTGCCGAACAACCCCGCCGCGCCGGTGACCCTGGCCCAGGCGATCGATCTGGAACCCCGCCTCAAACAGGCCAAGAAGGAAGACGCCAACGTCTCGGCCTGCCTGGACGTCGCGCTCCAGTTGGAAGGCCTGTTCCGGAACGCTTCGACCCACGCGGCCGGCGTGGTGATCGGCGACCGGCCGCTGACGCAACTGACGCCGCTCTACAAGGATCCGCGTTCGGATCTGCCGGCCACCCAGTTCAACATGAAGTGGGTTGAAAGCGCGGGCCTGGTGAAGTTCGACTTCCTGGGCCTGAAGACGCTGACCGTGCTTGACCGTGCGGTGAAGCACCTGAAAAAACGCGGCTTCGAGATTGATCTGGGTAAGCTGCCCTTCGACGACGCCAAAACCTACGAGTTGCTTGCCTCCGGTCAGACCGTCGGCGTGTTCCAGCTGGAAAGCCAGGGCATGCGCGACACGCTGCGCAAGATGCGCTGCGGCTCGATCGAGGAGATCACCGCGCTGATCTCACTCTATCGTCCTGGTCCGATGGATAACATCGACACGTTCGTTGACTGCAAGTTTGGCCGCAAGCCCGTCGACACCTTGCACCCCTCGCTGGAGGCGGTGCTGAAAGAGACCTACGGCGTCATCGTCTACCAGGAACAGGTGATGCAGATCGCCCAGATCCTGGCAGGTTACAGCCTCGGCGAAGCTGACCTCCTGCGCCGGGCTATGGGCAAGAAAAAGAAGGAGGAGATGGATCTTCAGAAGATCCGTTTCGTGTCTGGCGCTAAGGAGAAGGGCGTTCCTGAGGAGCAGTCTGGCTCCATCTTCGAATTGGTCGCCAAGTTCGCCGGCTACGGCTTCAACAAGTCGCACGCTGCCGCCTACGCGTTTATTTCGTACCAGACCGCTTGGCTGAAGGCGAACACACCAGTCGAGTTCTTCGCGGCTTCGATGAGCCTCGACCTGTCGAACACCGACAAGCTAGCCGTTTTCCATCAGGACGCGCGCCGCTTCGGGATCACGGTGCGCGCGCCCGATGTGAACCGGTCCGGCGCTGACTTTGAGGTCGAGAATGGCGAAGTGCTCTATGCGCTCGGCGCGATCCGTAACGTCGGTCTCGAGGCGATGAAGCACCTAGTAGCGGTGCGCGAGGAGGGCGGCCCGTTCCGCGACATCTTCGACTTCGTCGAACGCATCGACCCCAAGCAGGTCAACAAGCGGGCGATTGAAAACCTGGCGCGGGCCGGGGCTTTTGACTCGATCCACAAGAATCGCGCCCAGATCGTCGCCTCGGCCGATGTCCTGATCGCCCACGCTCAGAGCTGTCACGCCGACCGCCAGGGCGGGCAGGGCGGCCTCTTCGGTTCCGACCCGGGCGCTGGTCGCCCCCGTCTGTCCAAGACCGAGAACTGGAACCAAGTCGATCTTCTGGATGAGGAGTTGTCGGCTGTCGGCTTCTACCTGACAGGACACCCGCTGGAGGACATGGTCGGCATGCTTCGGCGCCGCCGCACAGTCATGCTGGCCGAAGCCATGGCCCAGGCCGAGGCCGGCGCGGAAGCCTTCCGGATGTGTGGGGTGGTGCGCCGGCGGCAGGAGCGAGCCTCGCAAAGCGGCGAGAAGTTCGCCTTTGTTTCCCTGTCTGACCCTACGGGTGAGTACGAGGTCCTGTATCCGCCGGAGTCGTTGCGCAAATGCCGCGATGTGCTTGAGCCGGGCAAGGCTGTGGCGATCAAGGTCCGCGCTAAGGCGCGGGACGGCGAGGTGCGTTTCTTCGGCGATGACGCCGAACCGATCGAGAAGGCGGTGGAGAACGTCGTGGCGGGTCTGCGCGTTCACCTATCGCCGTCAGCCGCCGAGATCGACGCCTTGAAGCGTCGCCTTGAACCCGCGCAGGCTCAGAAGGGCGGCGAGGTCACCTTCGTCGCGGCGATCGGCGGCGGGCGGGAGATCGAACTTCGCTTGCCCGGGCGCTATACTCTGGATGCGGCGCTGCGCGGTGCGTTGAAGACTGCGCCAGGTGTCGCGCTTTTGGAAGATGTATAG
- a CDS encoding haloacid dehalogenase-like hydrolase, whose translation MLAVFDMDGTLLNGDSTAMWLWARAKRSPLRMLATLAVAPVAVPMVALPFTRRTGASMLLWISTAGLSEQKLLASCDTFAHAFVEKRCGLSWKPQALATLDSHVAAGDRVVVVTAAPLCLANALLRTLDRRVEVLGTSLKPGLGGWVANIHCRNQRKCQALAEAGHGARWAYAYTDSLDDLPILRAADKPVIVKGGKAAERRLFRAGLMNGRAAAW comes from the coding sequence ATGCTCGCGGTTTTCGATATGGACGGTACGTTGCTGAACGGCGACTCCACAGCGATGTGGCTGTGGGCGCGCGCGAAACGATCGCCGCTGCGGATGTTGGCCACCCTAGCCGTCGCGCCGGTCGCCGTGCCGATGGTCGCCCTCCCTTTCACCCGCCGCACTGGAGCTTCGATGCTGCTCTGGATCTCGACGGCGGGACTGTCGGAACAGAAGCTTTTAGCATCCTGCGATACGTTCGCCCACGCGTTCGTCGAGAAGCGCTGCGGCCTATCGTGGAAGCCGCAAGCGCTCGCCACGTTGGACAGTCACGTCGCCGCCGGCGACCGGGTCGTCGTGGTCACCGCCGCCCCGCTGTGCTTGGCGAACGCCCTGCTCCGCACTCTGGACCGTCGCGTGGAGGTGCTCGGCACTTCGTTGAAGCCAGGGCTTGGAGGCTGGGTCGCCAACATCCACTGCCGCAACCAGCGCAAGTGCCAGGCCCTGGCCGAGGCCGGTCACGGCGCTCGCTGGGCTTATGCCTATACCGACAGCCTCGACGACCTGCCGATCCTGCGCGCGGCTGACAAGCCCGTCATCGTCAAGGGCGGCAAGGCGGCGGAGCGACGGCTGTTCCGGGCTGGATTGATGAACGGGCGCGCCGCAGCCTGGTGA
- a CDS encoding ABC transporter ATP-binding protein yields the protein MSDPVLALRGLERVYKTEAGDLPVLRGVDLDVYPGEVVGLIGPSGSGKSSLLHSAGLLERPDAGLVALEGRDCSTLSERARTRIRLGTVGFVYQFHHLLPEFSALENVAMPLTIAGKSRREADARAKALLEGLGLGHRLNHQPAQMSGGEQQRVAIARALANRPKLLLADEPTGNLDPATSGAVFQSLYQVCREQGVAAVIATHNMELARFMDRVVALKDGHLEVQRG from the coding sequence ATGAGTGATCCTGTTCTCGCCCTGCGCGGCCTGGAACGCGTCTACAAGACCGAAGCCGGCGATCTGCCCGTCCTGCGGGGCGTCGACCTGGACGTCTATCCTGGCGAGGTCGTGGGCCTGATCGGTCCGTCGGGCTCTGGCAAGTCCTCCCTGCTGCATTCGGCCGGCCTGTTGGAACGGCCAGACGCTGGTCTTGTGGCGTTGGAGGGACGTGACTGCTCCACGCTCTCGGAGCGGGCGCGCACACGTATTCGCCTGGGGACGGTCGGCTTTGTCTATCAGTTCCACCACCTGCTGCCGGAGTTCTCCGCGCTGGAGAACGTGGCCATGCCGCTGACCATCGCGGGCAAAAGCCGCCGAGAGGCTGACGCTCGGGCTAAAGCGCTGCTGGAAGGGCTGGGCCTAGGCCACCGCCTGAACCACCAACCGGCCCAGATGTCGGGCGGCGAGCAGCAGCGCGTGGCGATCGCCCGAGCCCTGGCCAATCGTCCCAAGCTGCTACTGGCCGATGAGCCCACGGGCAATCTGGATCCGGCGACTTCAGGCGCCGTCTTCCAATCGCTCTACCAGGTCTGCCGCGAGCAGGGCGTTGCGGCTGTCATCGCGACGCACAACATGGAGCTCGCGCGGTTTATGGATCGGGTGGTCGCCCTGAAGGACGGCCACCTCGAAGTCCAGCGAGGCTAG
- a CDS encoding DUF1467 family protein, with the protein MSPITWFAIYMTIWWTVLFAVLPLGSRSFFEAGIKPPPGVDPGAPMNPNLKRKFITTTWLSAVVFGLFFLIVHFKLITLPDLPAAI; encoded by the coding sequence ATGAGCCCGATCACCTGGTTCGCGATCTACATGACCATTTGGTGGACCGTTCTGTTCGCGGTTCTGCCGCTCGGATCGCGCAGCTTCTTCGAAGCCGGGATCAAGCCGCCGCCCGGCGTGGATCCCGGGGCGCCGATGAACCCGAACCTGAAGCGCAAGTTCATCACCACGACCTGGCTCTCGGCCGTGGTGTTCGGCCTGTTCTTCCTGATCGTGCACTTCAAGCTGATCACGCTACCGGATCTTCCGGCGGCTATCTGA